Proteins found in one Lutimonas zeaxanthinifaciens genomic segment:
- a CDS encoding ABC transporter permease, with protein MIKILKYSFYDLMRSRWSYVYFAFYLVLGFVLLFLNNDVDKAVITLMNIIIVLTPLIGTIFGVMYYYNSKEFTELLLAQPIKRSTIFTGQYLGISISLTLSLILGLGIPFLTYGLFKSSAIFEFGLLLLVGTLLNFIFVALAFNIALSNENRIKGFGYAILMWLFLAVIYDGIFLISLVIFNEYPLDNVALFTTMFNPIDLSRILILLKLDISALLGYTGAVFKKFFGTNLGLILSLGIMMLWVLFPVWRIRAKLKKKDF; from the coding sequence ATGATAAAGATATTAAAATACAGCTTTTATGACCTCATGCGAAGCCGATGGAGCTACGTATATTTTGCCTTTTACCTGGTACTTGGTTTTGTTTTACTGTTTCTGAATAATGATGTCGATAAAGCGGTGATTACCCTTATGAATATAATCATTGTTTTAACGCCCCTGATAGGAACTATTTTTGGAGTCATGTATTATTATAATTCAAAGGAATTTACTGAATTATTGCTGGCACAACCCATTAAAAGGAGTACAATTTTCACAGGACAGTATTTGGGTATTTCAATATCCTTGACTCTGAGCCTGATACTTGGACTGGGTATTCCATTTTTGACATACGGCCTTTTTAAGTCCTCAGCTATATTTGAGTTTGGTTTGTTGCTCTTGGTAGGGACTTTACTCAATTTTATTTTTGTGGCCCTGGCGTTCAACATTGCCTTATCCAATGAAAACAGGATCAAAGGATTTGGTTATGCTATTTTGATGTGGCTTTTTCTCGCGGTTATTTACGATGGGATCTTTCTTATTTCTCTTGTAATTTTCAATGAATATCCACTGGATAACGTTGCCTTGTTCACAACCATGTTCAACCCCATTGATCTGTCGAGAATATTGATCTTGCTAAAGCTCGATATTTCAGCCCTGCTGGGTTATACAGGAGCTGTTTTTAAAAAATTCTTCGGAACCAATCTCGGACTCATTTTGTCACTGGGTATAATGATGCTATGGGTATTGTTTCCTGTGTGGAGAATTCGTGCTAAATTAAAGAAGAAAGATTTTTAG
- a CDS encoding ABC transporter ATP-binding protein: MIEISNLNKKFGKLTVLDGMDLHIDSGGIFAVLGPNGSGKTTLIKSILGMVIPDKGEIKIDGDSVLGEWKYRNDINYLPQIANFPANLNVRELIKMVKNLRPKVASDEGLIKRFGLESFLDKKLGNLSGGTKQKVNILLTFMFESDLIILDEPTTGLDPISLIHLKEIIHEEKSKGKTILITTHIMSFVEEIADEIVFLLDGEIYFKGSSNELKQKTNQKDLEHAIAKLISKDL, from the coding sequence ATGATTGAAATCTCTAATTTGAATAAAAAATTTGGAAAACTGACCGTTCTTGACGGTATGGACCTTCATATTGACTCGGGTGGGATCTTTGCTGTGCTGGGCCCCAATGGTTCGGGTAAAACGACCTTGATCAAAAGTATATTAGGAATGGTTATTCCTGATAAAGGTGAAATAAAAATAGACGGTGATTCTGTTCTTGGGGAATGGAAATACAGAAATGACATTAATTATCTTCCTCAGATAGCCAATTTCCCCGCGAATCTCAACGTCAGAGAATTGATCAAAATGGTCAAAAATTTAAGGCCCAAAGTAGCGAGTGATGAAGGCCTGATCAAACGTTTTGGCCTGGAATCGTTTCTAGATAAAAAACTTGGAAATCTCTCCGGTGGAACGAAACAAAAAGTGAACATTTTACTCACCTTTATGTTTGAAAGTGATCTGATTATTCTCGATGAACCAACAACCGGGCTGGATCCTATTTCACTCATTCATCTAAAAGAAATAATTCATGAAGAAAAATCCAAAGGAAAGACGATTCTTATAACTACCCATATCATGAGTTTTGTTGAGGAAATTGCCGATGAAATAGTTTTTCTGCTGGATGGAGAGATTTATTTTAAAGGGAGTTCTAATGAATTGAAACAAAAAACCAACCAGAAAGATCTGGAACACGCAATTGCCAAACTGATTTCAAAGGACCTATGA
- a CDS encoding c-type cytochrome encodes MSSSSHHAVLSRFYVSIFFSFFVLSAGGQIRNAPLTKIDAERASKNYQQYCALCHGTEREGNAADYAPSLRSKSLMSTMPLNFLASSIGFGRPNTAMAAYLSDSGGPLTMKDIFILATWLKHQSGAETISLPLKPIDGDPVAGSAVYQQNCTECHGVKAEGITAPALANPAFLAFATDEYIKYAIVNGRDNTEMQAFNEVLSDRQINDLTAYIRSLTSGWSPEPKELSPYPKPGAYVTNPNGDHPDFKLREGRYVPMKQVAKALKEGKRIVLLDTRTTSEWHNAHIPGAIPIPYYITEEKVDEGLPKDKTWIIAYCSCPHAASDKIINMLRKKGFKNTAVIDEGFFNWINAGHPIIGGKPE; translated from the coding sequence ATGTCAAGTTCGTCACATCACGCCGTATTATCGAGATTTTATGTCTCGATTTTCTTTAGTTTCTTTGTTCTTTCGGCCGGGGGGCAGATCAGAAACGCACCGCTGACTAAAATTGATGCGGAAAGGGCATCCAAAAACTACCAGCAGTATTGCGCGCTGTGCCATGGAACAGAAAGGGAAGGGAATGCTGCCGACTATGCGCCGTCTTTAAGATCAAAATCCCTGATGTCAACCATGCCTTTGAATTTTCTTGCGAGCTCTATCGGGTTTGGAAGGCCAAACACGGCCATGGCAGCTTATTTAAGCGATTCAGGAGGCCCCTTGACCATGAAGGATATCTTTATCCTTGCCACATGGCTGAAGCACCAATCCGGGGCCGAAACAATTTCATTGCCCCTGAAACCTATAGATGGTGACCCGGTTGCAGGGTCAGCCGTTTATCAACAGAATTGTACTGAATGCCATGGTGTAAAAGCAGAAGGAATTACCGCTCCGGCTCTGGCCAATCCTGCTTTTTTAGCTTTTGCCACGGATGAATACATAAAATATGCCATTGTAAACGGCAGGGATAATACTGAAATGCAGGCCTTTAATGAAGTGCTTTCGGATAGGCAGATAAACGATTTGACCGCATATATCAGAAGCCTGACCTCGGGTTGGAGCCCGGAACCAAAAGAACTTTCACCTTATCCGAAACCTGGAGCATATGTAACAAATCCCAACGGGGATCATCCCGATTTCAAGTTGAGGGAAGGAAGATATGTCCCAATGAAACAGGTGGCAAAGGCCCTAAAAGAAGGCAAAAGAATAGTCCTGTTAGATACCCGAACTACTTCAGAATGGCACAATGCCCATATTCCCGGAGCTATTCCCATACCTTATTATATAACCGAAGAGAAAGTAGATGAAGGCTTGCCTAAGGATAAAACCTGGATCATAGCCTATTGTTCCTGTCCTCATGCTGCCTCGGATAAAATCATCAACATGCTGCGGAAAAAAGGTTTTAAAAATACGGCTGTAATCGACGAAGGGTTTTTTAACTGGATCAATGCGGGACATCCGATAATTGGAGGGAAACCTGAATAA